aataatctataatattgaatattaaatttaatattttttcattaaTATTTGTTATGATTGATCGTCAAAACATATAAGGCAAGACAATAGATGTAGATACAATTatgtattaatttattatatatataaaattatgtgAATTGTTGCCCCTTCCAAAAAAGGATATCCTCGTTTCATGTTTTTTATTTGGTATTTAGCACGCGGTGGTTGTGTATTCCAAAACGCGCTCATAGACCTTCGATTCTTCATGAACAAGTCATGATTACAGGAATAAATCAATCAATGTTTTACATATACTTTTTACATATATTACACGCTTTTCTCTCTCATCGGCTGGATTAACAGACACCCAAACCCTAACATGAAAAGGCAAAGCCAGTGAGCAAGGGTTTGAGTGCTCTGCTCACCCAAAGACCGACTAAATTACACAATTAATCAACCAAAGCAGCTCACATGGTGTTGGCGATGAGATTGATGACTTTCTCTGTCAATCACCTCCTGCACATTCCGAAAGTTGGATATATGGCATGGAATGGCAATGCTACCTTTCTGCTCAAACCCATATTCTTCCTCGGCGTCCTTGAGAAACTTCTCGAACAGAGGATGGTTTACGTATTCCACCGGAATCACACAACGCCTCTGTTCTTCTCCCTGTCCAACGTAAAGTGCGAGGCAGCCCTTAGGCACATCCTTGTAAAACTCCTCTCCTTTCTTAAAGCTCAACTGCAAAGAAAAATGAGGGAAATGCATCCTGCCCCGATGAGGCATAATGGCACGACAAGAATCAGATCTAAGACCAACAAATAATAGTAGAAAAACCTTCAATTACTTCAGAGGCAAAACCCTAACGCTGCGCTTCAGATCTCACAGCAGGAAATAACAGTAGAAAAACCTTCAATTCCTTCAGAGACAAACCCTAACGCTGCACTTCAGATCTCACAGCAGGAAATAACCCTTAAAAACCTTCAATTTCTTCAAAGACGAACCCTAACGCTGCGCTTTAGATCTCACAGCAGACTGCCCGTCTGATGACCGGAAAACTTTGCCAAGCGCTGACAGAATATGATGGGGGAGGAGGGTCCAATTTATAGGGCAAGAGTCCGTAAAATACTCCACGTTTTCGCTTTACGCGGAGCCAATTGCGCACCGATATTTCGTCTGATAGGCGAATGGACCATTGGTAGGTGGCAGGCATTATCGACAACTTTACTTTTCCAAGCATTGGTAGGTGGCAGGCATTATCGACAACTTTACTTTGACAAGCTTTGTTTCAATCGCACCTTCGCGCGGGCGGTCATATGGGAAATAAAGGTTCGGAATCTATGTAGGCTACGGAACTTTGGGTTTTTTATAGTTGTAAGAGTGTTAGATGATGATGAGGTTTTTATGGTGGTATATCTAgtgttttttttatattgaacaatgttTTTGAGATTTGAACTTAAGATCTTTCATGTAGGAGGATTTTAGAATATAAGTTATTAAAAGATATAAAGAAACATTTTTATATATGTTTTTGTTTACATGTAAGATATTAGTGATTgtttaataatttataaaaaaaattaagataaattcaattattttgagtaaataaaatatttattttaaaacaataataattaaaacattctATATGGAGAGTTGAGATAAAAATGTATATGTGAttagatttaaaatataaataataaaatgtatAGAAGAAAAGGAGGTTGAAGTGATTATGATAGACTATTGTTATCTAATGTTTGAAACTAGTATAGACACTAAAATAATAATTGTCATTATTCTTTACTAATCATCatcattaatatattattaatatgaaTTATCGTCATATTATTGTCATTAGTACTTAGAATATTATCattgtattattatttaattaaaattaactcATTTCTCATATTATCCATTATTTTGTATAAATACTAAAATCAATTTAATATCTATTatctattaaattaattaattaatatattaaattcCACATATTCTCTAATGATctgttaaataaataattaaatctttAAATTTTGTTTCATTTAGTTAACTAATAAATCAAAATTAGTTGACCCATTATTCAAATGAATCCACTCACCAATCTATTTAGTCCACTCACTAATCTATTCAATTCATTCATCCATCTAATTAGTCAACTCCCTCATGCAATCACTTCACTTCTTCATTCAATCACTCAACTCCTTCACTCACTAAGTCCACTCACACATATATTCTTCATGTAATCAACTAACTTCTAATTCACTCATCAGCTCACTTAATTTAATAatcacaaatttaaataattttcatccCACCCATGTTTGCCACCTCTCCTCATTAATTCCACCAACCATGGATTATACTCATAGTCCATGATCAAATTTCAATGATTCACTCTTCCCTCtacaaatctataaattgagcatctcATCCATTCTTTTTATCACCAATCTTCAATGCAACGTTACACtattaaatctaaaatttaatGAATGGTAATATTATGCTAGAGAAATGTGAGCACCCATATATTGAAATGTCATCATGAGCACATCCATTAAGTCTCAATTAAAGGTTTGCATAGATTAAAGtaattatgttttgaattccttgTATATTTTATCGCTTTATTTTGATTCCAGGCTTACAAGTAGATCTAAGATTGATAGATTAAGATGAATGTGCCAAGTAAATTTTATAATAATGAATGATCTTGGGTCAATCCTACACTTATGGCCTTGAACCCTATAACTACAATTTGATCTATTTCCCATGATATTGATCTTTTGTTGTACATTGAACCTATTGTTTGTATATCCTCTGTATCTACAAAATAAATTTTACTTGATCCTATACCTTGCAATATAAGAATTGGTGATGTTAAGGACCATAGTTGGAACTTGCAATTTTAAATGTGGGGGCAACTTGCTCCTCTCATTTTGCCTTAGTCAAGGTACATTATTTGatttaataatttttataaatttggaaggcaaacaacaaaaaatgaaaatgaaaatggtgtGATCAAGGTTTGATGCAAAACAATGCAATATAACATGAATACCAAACTAACCTAATATAATAATTGGGATTTTTCTATGTATTGTTAATGCAAGAGTTGATGTGACTAATGCAAGTGATAGAGTGCTAATTACATATTGATCCCTCTGATAAAATATAAGTTGAATTTTAACATAATAGATCAATCCTAAAACTACATGGTTAGATATGGGATAGCACATGCATTGCACTCGTTTGCCATACCTATGGATATATCACTCTTATCCATGTGACATAAGCTAATGGAATAGGGGAGTGTCTAAAGGACTACCCTCTTTATGAGGAAGGAATGTCATATGGATGTCAATGACATTTATGTGCAACATAGTGGTTGTGTTGGTTCAATGGCCCACCTTAGAAGGAAGGAATGCTTAATGGTGGATGATTGTGTTTATGCATGGTGTTGTAGTTGGAATATGAGGGTGATCTATGAAAAACCTATGAAGAGACCTATGTTGTTATGGTGATTCTCATATGGCTAGGTACATTTTTAACACATATTATGTTTAGTACTTACTAAGTGTTAATGAGAAATATGTTTAGCTGACAATTTTCAACTTCAATCAACTCCTATAAATGAGCTCTCTCTACCTCATGTTATCTTCCTATATCTATTATAAAATGGTATTTTTCTCTTGAACTTGTTGTTGATTGATTATTGCCAATTTCAAAAGAGTGTTATGAGTTTGCTAAGAATAGATCCTacctgttaatgcattagtagcttctgcaagataagactctcctaactacctactctgttattagtttactcattcatgctttatgtttatcagactataacattgatcataattatgatattgatattggataatgatggattagattgacgatctacttaactatgttaagcgtcaatctaaagggCTATCGGGCTACTAACtagatagcatattaatgtcgattcatatatgaatcggcattaatatgctatcaggttatataatgctaaccataattgttattgtttactttatattgatccattattatatgcttgataccgattcattatcgggtatgttttatctgaaacaattaacaaATACCGATTCATGATCAGATGTGTTTATAAAGCATTGTTATCATTAACAGTGATACTGATTCACCATTgggtatgttcataagcattaaacgattcattatcgggtataagCATTGTTATCATTATACCGATAAATTAATGTTtgtagcaccgattagttatggattggttaatgttagtAAGGGTCATGACCAAGTGACAttttggtcggacatgtctaaaagacatgtccgatcaaggtgccacttgatcgtggccatccTACTACTTATACATTATTCAaaccaaaggagatgacattgaaatcgatacatgttcatcctcctaacctgcagtaaaagaaagatagcaatattagtgtcatagtcataatatcaaaattaaaatacaccatcttgcatataacctgttcattaaattggaaattacaatacttttacatggtatcagagccacgttgatcgaacttgaggctatttaatttcgtgaaacaaatttaagaacaagtttgtatactacatcacatttcttcaaatggccagtgctatcagatttgaagacagactcggaggtggcgatgatttttcagcctggaaattcaaaattcaaatgatcttaaaggagaacacaGTGGATTCGTTTGTTCAAACCAAAAGTGATCAACCCAAAAATGAACCTGACAGAtcagcatggattgagggaaatgaaaaggcaataaaaataatagctgatggggtgagaaacaatataatgcccatcataagaaaacatcagacaacctataaaatgttcaaatctctggaaagcacatttgagatatcaaatgcaagtcgaaatctagcattaaaatgagaaataaatcacatcaccatgaacaaaggggagacaatcaatgcctactttatgcggatatcagttctaaaagatgaacttgcaactctggactatgagatccaaagcaaagagttgacactcattgctttagatgggttgcctagtggatggagcacattcgtccaaggcattagtgcaaggtccaaatatcccaagtttgaaagattaagggatgactgtctccaagaagaatcaagattgaacaagatgggaatgaaacacaagagtatagatgaagacctacaagttctaaacaccaactccaccaagcataacaagaaaaggcagtttagaaagagaaaaggtcatcaaggcaagaatacttcaaagaaggacttatctcacattcaatgttacagatgtgatcagttcggacacttcgttgcaaaatgcccagaaagaacaaagaaacatgctacatttgttAAAGCAAGAAAGACTAAAGGAGAAGATGACTCTGGGAAATATGTATTCTACTTAGCACTCGTAAGTcaagcttctaacaaaatcaactcatgggtgattgatagtggttcatccaggcacatcactgggtttagagaagtacttgattccatgacagaggagagtgatgaggaaataaccatcggagatgactccctacatccagtcagaggagtaggaacctgcagcatcaaattgaagacaagcataaCCCTGcggcttgaaggagtactatatgtccctagcatcaaaagaaatctagtctctattTCGGCactagaagataacggatacagagtgacattcatggacaacaaagtattggcttggccaaagaactcctccatcaagaaggtAATGACCATTGGATAGAGATGGGGCTATTTGTATGAACTGTGCATGGAACCtaatctagccctaatccatgaagccactaatgcaaatgaagtttggcatagaagattaggtcacctaaattttagggctttatcttcaatgggaaaccttatcacaggtctacccaagttaaagaaagatcattcaggggcatgaaaaggatgtgccctaggtaagaataccaaaggtgcattccaaaatagtactaggaaaactagcaaaattctagaattagttcattctgatgtatgcggacctatgtcTGTATCCTCTcgagggggattcttgtattatgtaatatttgttgatgactactctaggaagacttggatctactttctgaaaagtaaagaatcaaaagagatcctctctagatttaaagaatttaaatcactaactaaaaaccactcaggaaacaaagttaaaaccctaagaaccgacaatgggggagaatacacatcagattcatttaaaattttttgtagagataatgggattaagagggagcttactataccttataaccctcaagaaaatggggtagcagaaaggaaaaataggaccatagttgaagctgccaaggccatgatcctagatcaaaaccttaacacaaatctctAGGCTGAAGCATCCAACGCCACTGTATATATACAGAACAGGTGCCCTCACTCACATCTTGAGGaaaaaactcctgaagaagtattcactaagattaagcctgatattagccaccttaggatatttagatgccctatctatatccatatacctaaagaaaagagactaaaactagagccttctggaaaaagaggattacttgtaggatatagtgaaacctccagagcctacaaaatctatgtacctggtcaaataaatattgaactaagtagggatgtaatatttgaagaggatctagctttcaaaagagctcagaacttcattgaacctGAAATCTATGTACCTACCTCTAACTTAGATGAAAATCTTGCTcttgagtttcagagggagaatctaaatgaaactaaaaatgaaaatgaaaactcacctagaaatctcaagaaaagaccactatgggccaccaaaatagtagaagaagctcagaggtttgctgctccttctggaaccttcagagaaagcaaaagacctaataaatttactagctatgtttctcttatgaatgatctatctaaaaacgaacctgacaatgtgatagatgcccttaaacatcaagtatggaaggattctatgtctgaagagtatcaatccataatgaaaaatgatgtatgggaaatcGTTCCCAGGCCAACTaagaagtctgttgtttcttctaaatggcttttcaagatcaaacatgcagcagatggcaacattgaaaaatataaggcaagatttgtagccagaggattttctcaaaaggaaggaatagactatgaagaaacatttgctcctatagctagatatACCTCAGTTAGGGCTATACTAGCCATTGCAACAactaagggatggaaggtacatcaaatggatgaaAAGACatcttttcttaatggagagatatctgaagaagtatacctaaAGCAACCTGAAGCGTTTGAGATCCGTCAtgcagaatctcatgtgtgcagactcaagaaagctctatatgggctcaaacaggctcccagggtttggtatgaaagaattgacacatatctatcaaaactaggcttctctaaaaatgatgcagatcctaatctctactacaaatagaataaaggtgatatgctaataataattttatatgttgatgacttattaatctctggagaagatcatcttatagatcaatgcaagaaagaactatccaaagaatttgatatgaaggacttgagattccttcattatttcctagggttggaagtatggcagaatcctgataacattgttctaaaccaaggcaagtatacattagacatcctgaagagatttggaatgctcaactgcagacctatgacctcTCCAATGGAGACCAATCTTCATAAACTCAAAGAAGCAACagcagaatcaccttctactgaccccactctatacaggcaaatgattgggtctcttatgtatctagtaaatacaagaccagatatctgctatgcagtaaatgccttgagtcagtttatgtgtgagccaaaggagatacacctggtagcagtaaaacacattatgagatatctacaaggcaccttaaaccttggtcttaagtataagaaaattgatcttaatctacatggattcttagattcagattgggctagaagtgtgactgatcggaaaagcacctctgggtgctgcttcagtttgggattagccatgatatcctggattagCAGAAAGCAGTCTTCTATAGCACAAAGTTCCACTGAGGTTGAATACATTGTAGCCTCCATCGCTGCCCGAGAAGCggtgtggcttagaaagttgcttgtgggattgtttggtaatCCAATGAAACCTACAAtcatccattgcgacaatcaaagttgcataaaactttcaatgaatctagtattccatgatagatccaaacatattgagatcccataccattatgtatgagacatggtagacaaaaatgtgatcaaattagaatatgttagtacgggagatcagactgcagatattctgaccaaaccactttccagagtgaaggttgatcacttcagaaaaggtttaggtatgatagaaaggtaatctactttttaaataagatgttgaaaatgaaAACCTTCTTTTTGTTGACTTTggcatgttttgtcattgatgtcaaaaggttgGTAAATGGTGTGGTATATGGTTGATCAGATTAGATTCATAATAGGACGACTCTACAAATCTAATCTTGTGTATTACATGGATACATTCATGAAAGAGAGAAAGCTGGACAAACATACAGTAGAATTGGTCATTTGCTTGTCTTTGAATTGCTTGTCTAATGGAAGGAAATTTATGAAAGTGTACAGTTTATATGATGGAATCTAATTTTTTAATTGCAACAGAAGCCCATGTCTCAACAAGACCAGGAGCAACAGAAAGATCCTCAGCTATGGAAACAAAAAGTTCAATTGTCATCACAATCAAAACAGGAGCAAGAACACCAGCCACATAAGACACAATGTGAATCTGATATTATTAAGTCAAGTACAGGAGTAACTTCGACAACCAATTCTTAAAATGTTTCCTGTGAAGATATTCAACTTGTGCAAAATTTGATAAAAAGGTGCCTACGGTTATATATGAACCAGGAGTGAAGTAATAAATACTTTATTGAATCAAGCAAAAGTAAAACCAGGATTTAGAAGTCTTGGACGACAGGAGCTTTATGTGATGACAAAATATaatgacaaatttgacaaagaatcaGGAATGAATATTTGATAGAAGAATTATCACCAGTGTGCTCAAGAGTCTTCAGAATACTTTACAACAATGCAATCGACTAGTTTAAAGTAGATTCAACAATTTATACGGTACCTTTGAGAGGCTCATAAAGATGTATATGGAAAGGAGAAATCGTCTCATAGTTTGCTCTTGACCTTCTAAGAAAGTCGTGCCCTCCATTCTGTTGTTCATGGTTTTAAAATGTGAATTTGGGGTACTAATCTGGTGCGATTCCTACCTATATTCGCTGCAAATAAGTCACAGATTGGTTCAAACCTATGGATTTAGTGACTGAGAATATCATATCTATAAATTCATGAGGGAACTTTAGAGTTTACGTTGCTTATATCCAGCAGTTGATTGGTGACATTTATACACCCTATTTGAGCATGTCTTGGGGTTGTAATAGCTACAAATTAATTCGTCAAATGAGTGGAAGGTATCTACATTTTGAACAAGTGTCCCAAGAAACCAACATCAGTATTTTGATTGAATATTCATTGCTTATAAATTCTCAGCGTGGGAAGAAAGTTATCTTACATACCCATGCATGTATTTAAATGGGTTAATACTACCGATTTTTAATCAAGGTTTGGTTAGCAGCACGACTTTGCAAGACAAAGTTGACATTTGATAAGTTAGATGATGTTGAAATGTAATTAATTTGTTAAAGATCCATGGTGGAATGAAGTTGGTGGCAGTTGTGGTAGTTGTAACTGAATACAACTTCTTAACTATCTACAGACACTTTATAGATGCATATTCATTTGAAGGTTAATTAGGATTATATTTATTGAATAGCTTTCTACAGATAACGAAGTATATCAAATCATGCTAAAAATGTCGCAGACATAATGGAAGAACCAGTGAGTTAAAAGTTGTGTGCAAAGACAGAGGATTCAAGAATACACAGTGAGCAGAGAATACAATATAGAATGCAATGAATGTGGATATTATTGCAAATAGTGTTGTAACCATTCGTTTTATGTGACGAAGCATACGAAAAAGATACAAAAAGAATGGTAATCTGATTCTGCTGATTATAAATATTGTTCTTGATCTTTTATGAAGTAATGTATGTCTGTTTGTAGACAAGGGTTTGTACGGGTTTGTATGTTTATTGCTTACACCAACGAATAAATACTGAAATGTGTGATTGTTTATAATGGAGAATGAAGGGATGAATACAGCTAATGCAAGACAGATTGAAGTAAATTTGAATAATAGGGAAATATCATGCTTGTAACTAGAAGAGAGAAATGTATTTTATTGTCATGTGTATGTGTCCGTATCAGTTTGCAGAAGTTTTGTGACAGGGTTATGGTTGCAAGTAGTTTGAGGAGGAAGATTATTGACATTAAGATTGCAGATGCATAACAGAATGTTAATGTCATATTTGTAGGTATACTTGTGAAATGATGTATTGGAATGTTTATCATTGATTGGTGCAGGTAGAAAGCATAGTGGTAACACTAAGGTTTTTCAGTGGCTGATGTATTGTCTTGATTATCTTTCTCAACAAGACCAGATTGTAAATTGGGGATTTGTGGgataaagacaagatctctatgaTGTTGAATTGTTTCAAGTACTTTGTATTGTAACAGAGTTTCCCTCTGATCAAATCTTTTATTTGTATCTTGTTTATGGGGTTGGTGCTCCAGGAAGTTGGTGCTTCTAAATCAGTGTGGGGTTGATGCTCCAAGAAATTGGTGCTTCTAAATTGTAAGGGGTTTGTGCTCCTAGAGTGGGTGCTCTAAACATTTTCCTATAAGGCTTAATAAAAGAAAAATTGGAGAGTGGTTTTTACCCTTAGGGGTTTTCCACTATAAAAGCTATGTCAATTATCTTATTGTGTGCATGTGCTTTATTGTTTATTATATCTTATATTTGTTGCACATGCATTCAATGTTGAtggtgttattatgttatttgctACATATGCAAATGGTTTAAAGTTTCAAATGGTTAAGGATATTCTTGTTTtacagatcactgattcacccccttctcagtgatcTAGTATTCCAAcacttttgtcatgttgagacattatGGGTTTTACCCCCTGTGTTAATATCTAAGAGGTGACAATTTCTCAGATTATaaacacttgtatgcagacatcataaggtgacgatcttatgattctcaaacttgttatcatgttggatctctggtatgtcatggatgtgccatgatggtgttgtgataaaacatttgaagaaaatgtttgtgcacatatcacaatatggataagatgagaatttaaccatcctcatatgtttatcctcaaTGTTGCGTGTCTAGGCAATACTAATATCATGTGTCTAGGTGATATTTtgttataataaaatgatgaatcctTTATATCACATGATTGGGTGATACATACTTAGAGTAAAATCTTATATTTGTATCCTATGtcctgatgatacttcatatcatatgtatagatgatatatattcttggagactgacattatgaaaagacatgtgatgcaggttactttatctatcttccaaaatctaagagggagtgttaatgcattagtagcttctacaagataagactctcctaactctctactctattattagtttactcattcatgctttatgtttatcagactataacattgatcataattatgatattgatattggataatgatggattagattgacggTCTACTTagctatgttaagcgtcaatctaaagggCTATCGGGCTACTAacctgatagcatattaatgtcgattcatatatgaatcaacattaatatgctatcaggtTATATAATGCTAACTGTAATTGTTATTGTAAactttatattgatccattattatatgcttgataccgattcattatctggtatgttttatctgaaacaattaacaaATACCGATTCATGATCAGATGTGTTTATAAAGTGTTGTTATCATTAACAGTGATACCGATTCACCATcgggtatgttcataagcattaaaTGATTCATTATCGAGTATAAGCATTGTTATCATTATACCGATACATTAATGTTtgtagcaccgattagttatggatcggttaatgttagtaagggtcacgaccaagtgacatcttggccggacatgtctaaaagacatgtctaatcaaggtgccacttgatcgtggccatcctactacttatacatcattcaaaccaaaggagatgacattgaaatcgatacatgttcatcctcctaacctgcagtaaaagaaagatagcaatattagtgtcatagtcataatatcaaaattaaaatacaccatcctgcatataacctgttcattaaattggaaattacaatacttttacaCTACCCAATCCTCTCTAACCCCAAGACACATGAGCTTGAAGATGGGAGAGTTAAGAGATGAATTTGGTTAAGACTCTAGTTTATtaattgcatttgtgtgtttggttTTCTTGAAGTTTTTTCATTGGTATGATGTTTGGTTAGATTTCCTCAATTTTCTTGATCACCTTATTTTGTTAGCAAGGGGTTTGATtgctttaatttttaattttttctagtTAATTATCTTGGCTCATTAACGAGGACTTTGATTACTTGATATTTGAGTAAAAAATACTAAATGCATCTGAATGGAAGTAATCAACAAGTAGTCTATgctttttatattttttgaaatcaaaATGTGATCTAAGTAACTAAATGAAATAAGTGACTAAAAATAATGtgagaaaatatttttaatttttaattttgattttgaaaattgtcTTGTCTTATTAGCAAGGGTTCAAGTTCTTAATGCATTGTCTTGTTTATAAGGGATTTATGAAGTGGATTAATTAAAACTAAATCCTATAATCTAATCTAAACTAAATTAATATAATTAGTGAACTATACTTGACTATTGCTTTAATCCATGATATGTGATAAAATATGAGGGAATGGAGCAAGGTGTAAATCACTTAATCTAATATGTTTTCTACTTTGATTCAAATGTTTGACACCAAATAACAATATCaaagaaaatttaaattaaaacttCACACTTGGAGATTTATGGTTTTGATGCTTGGTGAAGATGCACATGGAATGTGTGTATTTGATGGCTTAGCTAATATAATCCCCTATCCTTTTTATCCTATGGTAAACCACTTGATGGAAGAAGGATGATAAGGCAAGAAAATAAGAAAAGGGAAAATGGAAGAGTATTATGCTACTGTAATGGAAAATTTGAATCTTCAAACTAACTAAAAATAATTCTAGAGGTTgtatgggatatgaatgttgtaaaGCTAGAGACCTCAAAATAAGCCTTATAGATTACTCAATAAACTTTGAAAGTAGATGCAAAAAAATCTTAATTCCTATAGGAGCCTTTTAATGAACAATCAAAGACCATTTGGAATCCAAATGGTGATGCTCA
The nucleotide sequence above comes from Cryptomeria japonica chromosome 11, Sugi_1.0, whole genome shotgun sequence. Encoded proteins:
- the LOC131037299 gene encoding auxin-responsive protein SAUR32-like is translated as MHFPHFSLQLSFKKGEEFYKDVPKGCLALYVGQGEEQRRCVIPVEYVNHPLFEKFLKDAEEEYGFEQKGSIAIPCHISNFRNVQEVIDRESHQSHRQHHVSCFG